The Lolium rigidum isolate FL_2022 chromosome 1, APGP_CSIRO_Lrig_0.1, whole genome shotgun sequence region CACCTGCAAAGAGGATGTGTTTGCGAAATGGGACTGTACTGTACTTCTTGCGCACAGTTTTTTCATTTCTTCATCTGCAGGTGCAGTTTTCTCATTTTGAGCGTGAATTCAGATTCAGGCTCCCTGTTGTTTCCTTTTGAAGGAAGGAAAATGTTGCACACATTATATTCAAATAAAAGATGAACCATCCTGAATGCTATTAAGAAAATCTGAAGATACAGCAAGAATTATGAGAACAAAGACACGTAGCTTCTTTCTTGAGTTCCCACTTACTAAACAGCTATGTTGCTCAATAGTTATGCTGCATCTTTTCGCTATCTAGTCATTTCTGGCAGCAGATTCTCAAGCCTGCGGTATTTTATTTCAGGAAATATTGGAGTCTATCGGTCCATTTGTCGATGGTCTCAAGTTCTCCGGTGGATCTCATAGTCTAATGGGAAAAGAACTGATTAGAGAGATTACCGATTTGGCGCACAAGCATGAGATGTATGTGAGCACAGGTGATTGGGCAGAGCATCTTCTGCGTCAGGGACCATCTTCTTTCAAGCAATATGTGGAGGTATTTTGGCATTACCATTGTCTAAGTGTATTCCATATGTGCTGATGTGCACAAACGTGTCTGAAGCCGAATACATGACATGAAATATATTGTTGCAGGAATGCAAAGAGTTAGGATTTGACACCATTGAGCTGAACGCTGGATCTCTGAAGCTCCCTGAAGAGGCTGTACTGCGATTAGTCCGCCTGATAAAGAGTAGCGGTTTGCGTGCGAAGCCCCTGTTTTCAGTGAAGTTTGACAGCTCTGATATTCCTGCATCTGGTGATAGGGCGTTTGGGGCTTACATTGCTCCAGTGAAGCAGAGCTCAGGTAACTAGCAACACTACCTCTGTAGTCTCTACTCATATATATGCTGTGCTATGTCTTCAGTCCCTAGAGAATATTGGCTACACTCCTCAAATCAATATGAGTTAGCCATTGACAAATGTTGGTATCTTATTCTCTGTTATCGTAAAAATATTGTTGTTGCTGTCTTCTTCTGACTGCTTCTCTGAGAGACTGAGCATCACCTACTTCCCTTCATCAGATAACTACATTGCACTCCCTTATTTACAACACATGCTGCTTCAGAAAAATAATATTTGCAACACATGCTTGCCTTTTGTGCAGAAAGAGTCGAAGATGTTGATCTGTTGATTAGGAGGGCCGAGAGATGTCTGGAGGCGGGTGCAGATATGATCatgatcgacgccgacgatgtTTGCCAGCACACCGACTCTCTGAGGGCAGACATTGTCGCGAAGATTGTCGGCCGCCTCGGGCTGGAGAAGACCATGTTCGAAACATCCAACTCCAACACCTCCGAGTGGTTCGTCAAACGCTATGGCCCACGGGTACTCACCTTCCCCTGCCTTCCCCAACAGATTGCAAACAGATTACTCGCTGTGTTCTATGATCTGATCCTTGGAAATGATTTGTGAGAGCAGGTGAACCTCTTCGCCGACCACTCCGAGGTGATGAATCTGGA contains the following coding sequences:
- the LOC124684675 gene encoding protein HEAT-STRESS-ASSOCIATED 32-like encodes the protein MRGWREEMVALSLQGHGAHDGDDDRPEKPRRYGVTEMRSPDYSFRPAHLALQEILESIGPFVDGLKFSGGSHSLMGKELIREITDLAHKHEMYVSTGDWAEHLLRQGPSSFKQYVEECKELGFDTIELNAGSLKLPEEAVLRLVRLIKSSGLRAKPLFSVKFDSSDIPASGDRAFGAYIAPVKQSSERVEDVDLLIRRAERCLEAGADMIMIDADDVCQHTDSLRADIVAKIVGRLGLEKTMFETSNSNTSEWFVKRYGPRVNLFADHSEVMNLERLRGFDTRRGSLPLLTSPFFLVRRPF